A DNA window from Hoplias malabaricus isolate fHopMal1 chromosome 5, fHopMal1.hap1, whole genome shotgun sequence contains the following coding sequences:
- the cdk5rap1 gene encoding CDK5 regulatory subunit-associated protein 1 isoform X1 → MKLCSSLRLFVLSVQARLPRRVHRHRHRCYCSVSAENVENSETSVKRFKTKLSSGPSFQDFIKVSSTSKSQDSQTEYEEPYLPQISPTNSQKVYFETYGCQMNVNDTEIAWSILQKGGYLRTSELSEADVVLLVTCSVREKAEQTIWNRLKQLTALKTKRLKDKTQLKIGVLGCMAERLKAELLEKEKLVDVIAGPDAYRDLPRLLTLAHGGQRASNVLLSLEETYADVMPIHTSGHSAFVSIMRGCDNMCSFCVVPFTRGRERSRPVSSILEEVSMLSDQGVKEVTLLGQNVNSYRDVSEAQFSCSELGSRLSRGFSTVYRAKQGGLRFTELLDRVSLVDPTMRIRFTSPHPKDFPDEVLQLIQERKNICKQIHLPAQSGSSRILQTMRRGYTREAYLELVDNIRKIIPGVSLSSDFITGFCGETEEDHQQTLSLLREVGYNIGFLFAYSMRKKTHAYHRLQDDIPAEVKQRRLEELISVFREEANKVNSTLIGSTQLVLVEGESKRSCQDLCGRNDGNLKVIFPRKDLPSETTDSRTVPVKAGDYVLVKITSANSQSLRGQVIGHTSLSDHRKSETIPDEQVAVC, encoded by the exons ATGAAGCTCTGCAGCAGTCTCAGGCTCTTTGTGCTTTCTGTGCAAGCACGTTTGCCTCGACGtgttcacagacacagacacagatgttATTGCTCAGTCTCTGCTGAGAACGTTGAGAATTCAGAAACAAGTGTGAAGAGATTTAAAACGAAACTTTCCTCTGGTCCATCGTTTCAGGATTTTATTAAGGTTTCATCAACCTCCAAGTCTCAGGATTCCCAGACTGAATATGAAGAGCCTTATCTTCCACAAATATCTCCTACAAATTCACAGAAAG TGTATTTTGAAACGTATGGCTGTCAGATGAACGTAAATGACACTGAAATTGCATGGTCCATTCTGCAAAAGGGAGGTTATCTGAGAACGTCTGAACTTTCTGAG GCAGATGTGGTGCTTCTCGTCACTTGCTCTGTAAG GGAAAAGGCAGAACAAACCATATGGAACAGACTCAAACAGCTCACAGCACTTAAAACAAAGCGTCTCAAGGACAAAACTCAGTTAAAAATTGGAGTTTTAG GCTGCATGGCAGAGAGGCTGAAAGCAGAGTTGTTGGAGAAAGAGAAGCTGGTGGATGTTATTGCAGGGCCGGACGCATACAGGGATTTACCCAGGCTGCTGACTCTCGCACATGGAGGACAGAGGGCCAGCAATGTCCTGCTTTCCCTGGAGGAGACCTACGCTGATGTCATGCCAATCCACACTTCAGGACACAGTGCGTTTGT GTCTATTATGCGAGGCTGCGACAACATGTGCAGCTTCTGTGTCGTCCCATTCActcgagggagagagagaagcagaccTGTGTCCTCCATCCTGGAAGAAGTCAGCATGCTGTCTGACCAG GGTGTGAAGGAGGTGACGCTGCTGGGGCAGAATGTGAACAGCTACAGGGATGTGTCAGAGGCACAGTTCAGCTGCTCTGAGCTCGGTTCACGTCTCAGTCGGGGCTTCAGCACTGTGTACCGTGCCAAGCAGGGCGGCCTGCGATTCACTGAACTTTTGGATCGCGTCTCCCTTGTGGATCCTACCATGAGGATACGCTTCACTTCCCCGCATCCCAAAGACTTTCCAGATGAA GTGCTACAGTTAATCCAGGAGAGAAAGAACATTTGTAAGCAAATCCACCTGCCAGCCCAAAGCGGCAGCAGTCGGATTTTACAGACGATGAGACGTGG GTACACCAGAGAAGCGTATCTCGAGTTAGTGGATAACATTCGAAAGATAATACCAG GGGTCAGTCTGAGCAGTGACTTCATCACAGGATTCTgtggagagacagaggaggaccACCAGCAAACCCTGTCTCTGCTTAGGGAGGTGGGCTACAACATAGGCTTCCTGTTTGCCTATAGCATGAGGAAG AAAACACATGCTTATCACCGTCTCCAGGATGACATCCCTGCGGAGGTAAAGCAGAGGCGTCTGGAGGAGCTCATCTCTGTGTTTAGAGAGGAGGCGAATAAGGTCAACTCCACATTGATTGGCAGCACACAGCTCGTCCTAGTGGAGGGG GAAAGTAAACGGTCCTGTCAGGACCTCTGTGGACGGAACGATGGGAACTTGAAGGTGATATTTCCTAGAAAGGATTTGCCCTCTGAGACCACAGACTCCAGAACTGTCCCTGTTAAAGCTGGAGACTATGTACTGGTGAAG ATTACTTCAGCAAATTCCCAGAGCCTGCGAGGCCAAGTGATTGGACACACCTCCCTGAGTGACCACAGAAAATCTGAGACAATTCCTGATGAACAGGTAGCTGTGTGTTAA
- the cdk5rap1 gene encoding CDK5 regulatory subunit-associated protein 1 isoform X3, producing the protein MNVNDTEIAWSILQKGGYLRTSELSEADVVLLVTCSVREKAEQTIWNRLKQLTALKTKRLKDKTQLKIGVLGCMAERLKAELLEKEKLVDVIAGPDAYRDLPRLLTLAHGGQRASNVLLSLEETYADVMPIHTSGHSAFVSIMRGCDNMCSFCVVPFTRGRERSRPVSSILEEVSMLSDQGVKEVTLLGQNVNSYRDVSEAQFSCSELGSRLSRGFSTVYRAKQGGLRFTELLDRVSLVDPTMRIRFTSPHPKDFPDEVLQLIQERKNICKQIHLPAQSGSSRILQTMRRGYTREAYLELVDNIRKIIPGVSLSSDFITGFCGETEEDHQQTLSLLREVGYNIGFLFAYSMRKKTHAYHRLQDDIPAEVKQRRLEELISVFREEANKVNSTLIGSTQLVLVEGESKRSCQDLCGRNDGNLKVIFPRKDLPSETTDSRTVPVKAGDYVLVKITSANSQSLRGQVIGHTSLSDHRKSETIPDEQVAVC; encoded by the exons ATGAACGTAAATGACACTGAAATTGCATGGTCCATTCTGCAAAAGGGAGGTTATCTGAGAACGTCTGAACTTTCTGAG GCAGATGTGGTGCTTCTCGTCACTTGCTCTGTAAG GGAAAAGGCAGAACAAACCATATGGAACAGACTCAAACAGCTCACAGCACTTAAAACAAAGCGTCTCAAGGACAAAACTCAGTTAAAAATTGGAGTTTTAG GCTGCATGGCAGAGAGGCTGAAAGCAGAGTTGTTGGAGAAAGAGAAGCTGGTGGATGTTATTGCAGGGCCGGACGCATACAGGGATTTACCCAGGCTGCTGACTCTCGCACATGGAGGACAGAGGGCCAGCAATGTCCTGCTTTCCCTGGAGGAGACCTACGCTGATGTCATGCCAATCCACACTTCAGGACACAGTGCGTTTGT GTCTATTATGCGAGGCTGCGACAACATGTGCAGCTTCTGTGTCGTCCCATTCActcgagggagagagagaagcagaccTGTGTCCTCCATCCTGGAAGAAGTCAGCATGCTGTCTGACCAG GGTGTGAAGGAGGTGACGCTGCTGGGGCAGAATGTGAACAGCTACAGGGATGTGTCAGAGGCACAGTTCAGCTGCTCTGAGCTCGGTTCACGTCTCAGTCGGGGCTTCAGCACTGTGTACCGTGCCAAGCAGGGCGGCCTGCGATTCACTGAACTTTTGGATCGCGTCTCCCTTGTGGATCCTACCATGAGGATACGCTTCACTTCCCCGCATCCCAAAGACTTTCCAGATGAA GTGCTACAGTTAATCCAGGAGAGAAAGAACATTTGTAAGCAAATCCACCTGCCAGCCCAAAGCGGCAGCAGTCGGATTTTACAGACGATGAGACGTGG GTACACCAGAGAAGCGTATCTCGAGTTAGTGGATAACATTCGAAAGATAATACCAG GGGTCAGTCTGAGCAGTGACTTCATCACAGGATTCTgtggagagacagaggaggaccACCAGCAAACCCTGTCTCTGCTTAGGGAGGTGGGCTACAACATAGGCTTCCTGTTTGCCTATAGCATGAGGAAG AAAACACATGCTTATCACCGTCTCCAGGATGACATCCCTGCGGAGGTAAAGCAGAGGCGTCTGGAGGAGCTCATCTCTGTGTTTAGAGAGGAGGCGAATAAGGTCAACTCCACATTGATTGGCAGCACACAGCTCGTCCTAGTGGAGGGG GAAAGTAAACGGTCCTGTCAGGACCTCTGTGGACGGAACGATGGGAACTTGAAGGTGATATTTCCTAGAAAGGATTTGCCCTCTGAGACCACAGACTCCAGAACTGTCCCTGTTAAAGCTGGAGACTATGTACTGGTGAAG ATTACTTCAGCAAATTCCCAGAGCCTGCGAGGCCAAGTGATTGGACACACCTCCCTGAGTGACCACAGAAAATCTGAGACAATTCCTGATGAACAGGTAGCTGTGTGTTAA
- the cdk5rap1 gene encoding CDK5 regulatory subunit-associated protein 1 isoform X2, producing the protein MKLCSSLRLFVLSVQARLPRRVHRHRHRCYCSVSAENVENSETSVKRFKTKLSSGPSFQDFIKVSSTSKSQDSQTEYEEPYLPQISPTNSQKVYFETYGCQMNVNDTEIAWSILQKGGYLRTSELSEADVVLLVTCSVREKAEQTIWNRLKQLTALKTKRLKDKTQLKIGVLGCMAERLKAELLEKEKLVDVIAGPDAYRDLPRLLTLAHGGQRASNVLLSLEETYADVMPIHTSGHSAFVSIMRGCDNMCSFCVVPFTRGRERSRPVSSILEEVSMLSDQGVKEVTLLGQNVNSYRDVSEAQFSCSELGSRLSRGFSTVYRAKQGGLRFTELLDRVSLVDPTMRIRFTSPHPKDFPDEVLQLIQERKNICKQIHLPAQSGSSRILQTMRRGYTREAYLELVDNIRKIIPGVSLSSDFITGFCGETEEDHQQTLSLLREVGYNIGFLFAYSMRKKTHAYHRLQDDIPAEVKQRRLEELISVFREEANKVNSTLIGSTQLVLVEG; encoded by the exons ATGAAGCTCTGCAGCAGTCTCAGGCTCTTTGTGCTTTCTGTGCAAGCACGTTTGCCTCGACGtgttcacagacacagacacagatgttATTGCTCAGTCTCTGCTGAGAACGTTGAGAATTCAGAAACAAGTGTGAAGAGATTTAAAACGAAACTTTCCTCTGGTCCATCGTTTCAGGATTTTATTAAGGTTTCATCAACCTCCAAGTCTCAGGATTCCCAGACTGAATATGAAGAGCCTTATCTTCCACAAATATCTCCTACAAATTCACAGAAAG TGTATTTTGAAACGTATGGCTGTCAGATGAACGTAAATGACACTGAAATTGCATGGTCCATTCTGCAAAAGGGAGGTTATCTGAGAACGTCTGAACTTTCTGAG GCAGATGTGGTGCTTCTCGTCACTTGCTCTGTAAG GGAAAAGGCAGAACAAACCATATGGAACAGACTCAAACAGCTCACAGCACTTAAAACAAAGCGTCTCAAGGACAAAACTCAGTTAAAAATTGGAGTTTTAG GCTGCATGGCAGAGAGGCTGAAAGCAGAGTTGTTGGAGAAAGAGAAGCTGGTGGATGTTATTGCAGGGCCGGACGCATACAGGGATTTACCCAGGCTGCTGACTCTCGCACATGGAGGACAGAGGGCCAGCAATGTCCTGCTTTCCCTGGAGGAGACCTACGCTGATGTCATGCCAATCCACACTTCAGGACACAGTGCGTTTGT GTCTATTATGCGAGGCTGCGACAACATGTGCAGCTTCTGTGTCGTCCCATTCActcgagggagagagagaagcagaccTGTGTCCTCCATCCTGGAAGAAGTCAGCATGCTGTCTGACCAG GGTGTGAAGGAGGTGACGCTGCTGGGGCAGAATGTGAACAGCTACAGGGATGTGTCAGAGGCACAGTTCAGCTGCTCTGAGCTCGGTTCACGTCTCAGTCGGGGCTTCAGCACTGTGTACCGTGCCAAGCAGGGCGGCCTGCGATTCACTGAACTTTTGGATCGCGTCTCCCTTGTGGATCCTACCATGAGGATACGCTTCACTTCCCCGCATCCCAAAGACTTTCCAGATGAA GTGCTACAGTTAATCCAGGAGAGAAAGAACATTTGTAAGCAAATCCACCTGCCAGCCCAAAGCGGCAGCAGTCGGATTTTACAGACGATGAGACGTGG GTACACCAGAGAAGCGTATCTCGAGTTAGTGGATAACATTCGAAAGATAATACCAG GGGTCAGTCTGAGCAGTGACTTCATCACAGGATTCTgtggagagacagaggaggaccACCAGCAAACCCTGTCTCTGCTTAGGGAGGTGGGCTACAACATAGGCTTCCTGTTTGCCTATAGCATGAGGAAG AAAACACATGCTTATCACCGTCTCCAGGATGACATCCCTGCGGAGGTAAAGCAGAGGCGTCTGGAGGAGCTCATCTCTGTGTTTAGAGAGGAGGCGAATAAGGTCAACTCCACATTGATTGGCAGCACACAGCTCGTCCTAGTGGAGGGG TAA